One Halosegnis longus DNA window includes the following coding sequences:
- the moaA gene encoding GTP 3',8-cyclase MoaA translates to MLSDDFDREVSGLRVSLTDRCNFDCVYCHNEGLGDTRGPLDPSDAEMSTDAVVRTLEVAAEFGIDSVKFTGGEPMLRRDLEEIVRRTPDSMTTSLTTNGTFLPGRAETLREAGLSRVNISQDTLDPDAFRELTQSGAYESVIDGVDAALDAGLAPVKLNMVVFEQTAGYVPEMVDRVANTDGLRLQLIEYMPEIAGHPEWAIDIDRVHDWLEEQAARVEHREMHDRRRYHIDGESDEGLVEIVDPVGNRDFCANCHRVRVTHDGKLKGCLNRHDDHRPLGETNAEMRETFRETVANRVPYYGEYLVEEDGEWTVNEAYLETGTAD, encoded by the coding sequence GTGTTGTCGGACGATTTCGACCGCGAGGTATCCGGACTCCGCGTCTCGCTCACCGACCGGTGTAACTTCGACTGCGTTTACTGTCACAACGAAGGACTCGGTGACACGCGCGGCCCCCTCGACCCCAGCGACGCCGAAATGAGCACCGACGCGGTCGTCCGGACCCTCGAAGTCGCCGCCGAGTTCGGCATCGACTCGGTGAAGTTCACCGGCGGCGAGCCGATGCTCCGGCGTGACCTGGAGGAAATCGTCCGCCGGACCCCCGACTCGATGACGACCTCGCTCACGACGAACGGGACCTTTCTCCCCGGCCGGGCAGAGACGCTCCGCGAGGCCGGACTTTCGCGGGTCAACATCTCACAGGACACGCTCGACCCCGACGCCTTCCGCGAACTCACGCAGTCTGGAGCCTACGAGTCGGTCATCGACGGCGTCGACGCGGCGCTCGATGCCGGACTCGCGCCCGTGAAGCTGAACATGGTGGTCTTCGAGCAGACGGCCGGCTACGTCCCCGAGATGGTCGACCGCGTGGCGAACACGGACGGGCTTCGGCTCCAGCTCATCGAGTATATGCCCGAAATTGCCGGGCACCCCGAGTGGGCAATCGACATCGACCGGGTGCACGACTGGCTCGAAGAGCAAGCCGCCCGCGTCGAACACCGCGAGATGCACGACCGCCGGCGCTACCATATCGACGGAGAGAGCGACGAAGGACTCGTCGAAATCGTCGACCCCGTCGGGAACCGCGACTTCTGTGCTAACTGCCACCGGGTGCGCGTCACCCACGACGGCAAGCTCAAGGGGTGTCTCAACCGCCACGACGACCACCGGCCGCTCGGCGAGACGAACGCCGAGATGCGCGAGACGTTCCGCGAGACGGTCGCCAATCGCGTTCCCTACTACGGCGAGTATCTGGTCGAGGAGGACGGCGAGTGGACCGTGAACGAGGCGTATCTGGAGACCGGGACTGCGGACTGA
- a CDS encoding archaeal proteasome endopeptidase complex subunit alpha, whose translation MQGNSQQQAYDRGTNIFSPDGRLYQVEYAREAIKRGSPSIGIRYENDDDAGVVFVASGRLRSSLQVADSIEKIHKVDDHVGVASAGHVADARQLVDVARRQAQVERLRFGEDAGIEALTKEITGYIQEYTQAGGARPFGAALLVGGIDEDGSPHLFETDPSGTPYEWEAVAIGGNSEKIQGYLEAEYEGDTDADGALELALHALEDASEGGLESEGMSASIVSGDGFRSVSDAELHEMIEGNGLAPDEESDEDDEE comes from the coding sequence ATGCAAGGAAACTCACAACAGCAGGCGTACGACCGCGGGACGAACATCTTCAGCCCCGACGGGCGACTGTATCAGGTCGAGTACGCGCGTGAAGCAATCAAGCGCGGCTCGCCGAGCATCGGTATCCGCTACGAGAACGACGACGACGCGGGTGTCGTCTTCGTCGCCAGCGGGCGGCTCCGCTCGTCGCTACAGGTCGCAGACAGTATCGAGAAGATTCACAAAGTCGATGACCACGTCGGCGTCGCGAGCGCCGGTCACGTCGCCGACGCCCGCCAGCTCGTCGACGTTGCGCGCCGACAGGCGCAGGTCGAGCGGCTCCGATTCGGTGAAGACGCCGGTATCGAGGCGCTGACGAAGGAGATTACGGGCTACATTCAGGAGTACACCCAGGCCGGCGGCGCGCGCCCGTTCGGCGCGGCCCTGCTCGTCGGCGGTATCGACGAGGACGGCAGCCCGCACCTGTTCGAGACCGACCCGTCCGGCACCCCGTACGAGTGGGAGGCCGTCGCCATCGGGGGGAACTCCGAGAAGATTCAGGGGTATCTCGAGGCCGAGTACGAGGGCGACACCGACGCCGACGGCGCGCTCGAACTCGCGCTCCACGCGCTCGAAGACGCCAGCGAGGGCGGTCTCGAATCCGAGGGCATGAGCGCATCTATCGTGAGCGGCGACGGGTTCCGCTCCGTATCGGACGCCGAACTCCACGAGATGATTGAGGGGAACGGTCTCGCGCCCGACGAGGAGAGCGACGAGGACGACGAGGAGTAA